One genomic window of Monodelphis domestica isolate mMonDom1 chromosome 1, mMonDom1.pri, whole genome shotgun sequence includes the following:
- the LOC100010915 gene encoding olfactory receptor 2D2 gives MNQTNQTWVTEFLLLGLSNDPQTQVLLFVLFLGVYLVTVLGSLLLIYLVLTDSQLHIPMYFFLCNLSVADLCFSTNIVPQAMNHMLTRKKVISFMGCVAQLFLFLIFGATQCALLAVMSYDRYLAICDPMHYPIIMTRRMCSLLALGCWISGILISLVDTTFTLHLPFKGDNKIAHFFCEAPALLDVASADTHNSQMVIFLMGVVILLAPVSLILVSYGSIIVTVVRMKTTSGRLKAFSTCGSHLLVVILFYGSAIISYMTPKSSKEQAKLVSVFYAVINPMLNPLIYSLRNKDVKRAFRNATNRGKPCRP, from the coding sequence atGAACCAGACCAACCAGACCTGGGTGACAGAATTCCTCCTCTTGGGACTCTCTAATGACCCTCAGACTCAGGTGCTGCTTTTTGTATTGTTCCTGGGGGTCTACCTGGTTACTGTGCTTGGAAGCTTACTCCTCATCTACCTAGTTTTGACTGACTCACAGCTCCATATACCCATGTACTTTTTTCTATGCAACTTGTCTGTAGCTGACCTTTGCTTCTCTACCAACATTGTTCCCCAGGCCATGAATCATATGCTGACCAGAAAAAAGGTAATTTCCTTCATGGGTTGTGTTGCtcagctttttcttttcctcatttttggaGCTACCCAGTGTGCCTTATTAGCTGTGATGTCTTATGACCGGTACTTGGCAATCTGTGATCCCATGCATTATCCTATCATTATGACAAGGAGGATGTGTAGCCTTTTGGCCTTGGGGTGCTGGATCAGTGGTATTTTAATATCCTTGGTGGACACTACATTCACACTACATCTTCCCTTCAAAGGAGACAACAAGATTGCTCATTTCTTTTGTGAAGCCCCTGCCCTCCTTGATGTGGCATCTGCAGATACTCACAACTCACAAATGGTTATTTTCCTCATGGGTGTGGTGATTCTTCTTGCACCTGTATCCCTGATCCTGGTCTCCTATGGCTCTATTATAGTAACTGTGGTCAGGATGAAGACAACCTCTGGGAGACTCAAGGCATTCTCCACCTGTGGCTCCCACCTCCTTGTAGTCATCCTTTTCTATGGATCCGCAATAATTTCCTATATGACCCCCAAATCCTCCAAAGAACAGGCCAAACTGGTTTCTGTGTTCTATGCTGTGATTAACCCTATGCTTAATCCTCTCATCTATAGCCTGAGGAACAAGGATGTGAAAAGGGCATTCAGGAATGCAACCAACAGGGGGAAACCCTGTAGACCCTGA